Within Candidatus Korarchaeota archaeon NZ13-K, the genomic segment ATGTCCATTGAGCCTTGATATTCCCAAAAGCAGCATCGAGAGGACCCTCCCGCAGCTCTCACCGCAGAATATGTAGTCCCTACTCAAGAGGGGGCTCAGCTCTCGATCACCTCCCCAACGGCCACGCCCCTGAGCCTATCCTCAACCCTCCTCCTGAGCTCCGGCCAAGTGTAAATCCTTATGAAGGAAGGGTTCATTCCTAGGAGCCTCCTCAGGACTGGGGAGACCTCGGATAAATCCAGAAGTTCCCCATCCCTCATGACCCTCGGGAGTTCGCCGCCCGCGAACTCTATGATGGGGGAGTCTATTATCACATCCTCCCTCCTGACACCGCAGAGCTCAGATATCCTCTCCCTCGCGAGATCCACACCCTCCCTACTCAGTCCTACACCGTGCTTCTCCCAGACCACCTTGAGGATGCTCCTCCTCATGAGCCTCTCGGTTATCCACTTGCTCCTCTCATCGCCCCTAAGGAGCTCCCAAACCCTGTAGTCATCTAACTCAAGGAAGGGAGTTGGATCCTTCCTCGGGTTGCCAAGATCCATCCTGTCAAGTATGCTCCTCATTCCCATCTCCAGCATCAGCTGCACGCCCCTTGAGGTCTTATGGTAATATATTGTCCTATATGATAGCAGCCTTGCCATAAAAAGAGACTCTATTGCCTCTAAAGCTCTTATATTTATCACTAAATCGTCGTTTACCTCGATGGAGTTGAACGCTATCCTATGAACGTCGACGCTATAGCCAGCGCCAGTGTGGTATGAGTCCCTCACTATGTAATCCATCTTATCCGCATCCACGGAGGAGTTTATGACCTTGGAGAGGCTCCTCCTTCCGTGCTCTCCCCTTATTAGGAGAATCACCTCCTCCGGCTGGAACCCCATCTTCGTCAGGAGATCTGCTATCTCAGTTCTCCTTATCACTATAGAGGTCATTTCCTCATGTGATATCCCGAAATTCTCGATCAATATCGTCTCGAAGGAGTGGGAGAAAGGCCCGTGCCCCAGATCGTGCAGCAGGCCCGCCACCCTCAGGAGGGAGACCACCTCACGGTCCCCGCTGAGGCTCCCTCCCATCACTCCAGCTAGGTGCATGACGCCGAGCGAATGCTCGAACCTCGTGTTGACCGCGCCGGGATAGACGTACTCGGATCCGGGGAGCTGCCTTATCCTCCTCAGCCTCTGCAGCGGGAAGGAATCTATGAGTCCGAGCTCCTCAGGGCTTATCCTCAGATAACCATGTATAGGATCCTTTATGAGCTTCTCCCTCAATGGCTTTCCTCCACGTATTTGGCGTACTCCTCGGCCCTCATGAGATCGCTCAGCTCCGAGGAGACGCCCTCCCCCACGGTCAAGGCCAGTATCCAGCCCTCACCGTAGGGATCCTGCACTATCTTCTCCAGCCCCATCGGAACCTCACTACTCCCCTCCTCGATCACTCCGGCCTCCTTATTTATCTCGATAACCTCCCCGGAGACCGGGGCGTATATCCTCTCCGTTGTCTTGCTGCTCTCAACGGTCCCTATCCTCTCGCCCTTCCTCACCTTGGTCCCGATGGGCTTGACCTCTAGGAATGTTATATCTCCAAGTTGTTCAACTGCATATGATGTTATTCCAATTATCGCTTTATTACCAGATATTTTTACCCATTCATGTGTTTTTGTATAAAATCTATCCGCAGGGATCCCCAAGGCCCACACCGGGAGAAGCTTGGGGGTCTCATTTAAAACCTTTCCAGCTCATATCCCATGGAGGCCGTCCTCCCCTATCGCGAACGCTGCCTGCCCTGGAGGAAGGTATGAGGAGTCCTCGAGCGTCACCACGACCCTGTTGCCCCTCACCCTCCTGAAGCAGAGCATGTTGTGGGGAACGTGGGCCAGGACGAACCCGCCCTTCGATTGTATGCTCCTCCCCCACCTGACCGCGTGCATCGTCATAATGACGACGCTTCCCCTCTCGGCTATCCTCCGAATCGCGAGCAGGATCCTCTGGAGCTCCTCCTGTCTCTCCCTGAGCCCCTTCAGGCCCCCATAGCCGGCTAGGGGATAGGATATGGAGTCAAGGCAAAGGAACCTGGATTCCCCGGACCTCACGAGATCAGCGGACAGCTCGAGGGCCAACTGGAGCTGCTGTGGGTTCTGCGCCCTAATGACCCTTATCCTCGACAGCATGTCCTCGGGGAGGGAGTTCTGCCTCAGGAAGACGATCGCCCTCCCCGGGTCGAAGGTGCCCTCCGTGTCGATGAAGCAGGCTGTTCCCGAGGATATACCACCTCTCTCAGGTTCCATTAGAGATCTAACCGCCATGTAGATGCAGAATTGGGTCTTCCCTGAGGAGGGAGGACCGTAAATCCCAGTCAAAGTCTTGGCCCTGATGCCCCCTCCGAGGAGATCGTCCAGCCCTCCCAGTCCCGTTCTCAGCAAGGGACCCTCGGCCAGTAGCCTATCGGCGGTCACTGGTCTGAGGGAGAGGAGGCTCGCCTCCATCAGTATCTCCCTGGCGATGCTCCTGTCTATCCCGAGCCTCTCGGCGAGTTCAGAGTCAGTCATTAGTATGAGGTCCTCTAGCTCGATGCCCTTCCTCCTCATCATCTCCACGTACTTCCTGTCCACCCTCCCCAGGAGATCCTCCAGCCCCATTCAGTGAGCCACCTCCTTGAGGCCGATCAGGTGGGCCACCACGTTGCTCCCCCAGTGCAGCAGGGGGGTGAGCAGGAGGAGGAACAGGATGGATTCAAGGGGAAGGCCCTCCAGCGGTGATGCAAAGAGAAGTGAGAATATGAGGAATCCCTCCTGATCCAAAATTGGGGCTGGTTTTCCTTCACTAATCCCCATCCTCCTCTTCAGGAACGAACCGAAGCAGTCACCTACCATCGCTCCCAATGATAGGGCGAATCCTTGGAGGAGCCTCCCCTGGATCAGACCCACGAGGGATCCCACCACCAGACCTGAGAGGAAACCCCTCAAGGTCTTGTGATCTCCGAGTATCCTCCTGCCGTCTAGGAAGTTCCTGCCCATGTCGAGGGGCCGGCCTCCTCCGAAGATCACTGGGGACATGTTGGCGAAATAGGAGGGGAGTATGTACCATACGGCATGAAGGTAGGGGTCGAGCTCCATCAGATCACCTCGATGACGTCGAAGAGCTTCAAGAACCACTCCGGCGCCTCCTGCTCTACCGTATGGACGCTCACGAGGGATCTCGTCTGTCTCTCGAAGGACCTGAGGATGCTCATGATCGTTATGAGGGACCTCTGCAGGTCGTAGGGTCTCGGTGATGAGCTGGCCTCCCTCAGGTAGGCACCTAGCACGTCATCCAAGAGGCAGGCCTCCCCTCCCCTCAAGCGAGTGAGGAGCATCAGGAGGGAGGTCAGGAGATCCGGTGAGAGGGAGCGTATGATCGTAACGTCCCCCCTGTCCCTTATGAGGTCCTCTAGGAAATCCGCGAATCTTGGGTCGTAGGTCACGATTATCAGCCTCCAGCCGTCCCTCAGGAGCTCCTCCACCTCGGCCCTCATCACCCGGGCCCTCTCCTCCGGGGGGTATATCCTCAAGCGCATCCCCTTCCCACCTAACCCACCCTCCTTCCCTTAAAGAATTCCTCACCGGCTCCAGCAACCTCGCTCAGGCTCAGATACCTCAGGGGAGCCCTCATCCAGTCTGGCATCATGTTGACACACCTGGAGAACCTCCTATCGGCTAAAACTATGAAGCCCAGATCCCTGAATGATCTAACGGGTCTTGCAGCCGCCTGCAAAGCGGATCTGCAGGCGTTGATCAGCACCGGGTTCCGGAGCCTCGTGTGCCTCCTCCAGAGGATCTCTTGGATGCTGCTGAGGGCGCTGGGTCTCGCCAGCTGCAGTCCCACTACGACGGACGTGGTCATCTGCAGCCCCGGGAAGTCCTCTCCCTCGCTGCTCCTTCCTCCCTGAACTCCCAGGAGTATCGCTCCCGAGCTGGAGAGGCTCTTGAACCTGGCCACCATCCCGGACAGCTCATGGGAGTCCATCCCCCTCTCCTCAACGAAGAGAGGCTTGGCCACCATGTTCTCGAAGCCCGCATCCAGTAT encodes:
- a CDS encoding HD domain-containing protein; translation: MREKLIKDPIHGYLRISPEELGLIDSFPLQRLRRIRQLPGSEYVYPGAVNTRFEHSLGVMHLAGVMGGSLSGDREVVSLLRVAGLLHDLGHGPFSHSFETILIENFGISHEEMTSIVIRRTEIADLLTKMGFQPEEVILLIRGEHGRRSLSKVINSSVDADKMDYIVRDSYHTGAGYSVDVHRIAFNSIEVNDDLVINIRALEAIESLFMARLLSYRTIYYHKTSRGVQLMLEMGMRSILDRMDLGNPRKDPTPFLELDDYRVWELLRGDERSKWITERLMRRSILKVVWEKHGVGLSREGVDLARERISELCGVRREDVIIDSPIIEFAGGELPRVMRDGELLDLSEVSPVLRRLLGMNPSFIRIYTWPELRRRVEDRLRGVAVGEVIES
- a CDS encoding glycine cleavage system protein H, with the translated sequence MGIPADRFYTKTHEWVKISGNKAIIGITSYAVEQLGDITFLEVKPIGTKVRKGERIGTVESSKTTERIYAPVSGEVIEINKEAGVIEEGSSEVPMGLEKIVQDPYGEGWILALTVGEGVSSELSDLMRAEEYAKYVEESH
- a CDS encoding CDP-2,3-bis-(O-geranylgeranyl)-sn-glycerol synthase, with the protein product MELDPYLHAVWYILPSYFANMSPVIFGGGRPLDMGRNFLDGRRILGDHKTLRGFLSGLVVGSLVGLIQGRLLQGFALSLGAMVGDCFGSFLKRRMGISEGKPAPILDQEGFLIFSLLFASPLEGLPLESILFLLLLTPLLHWGSNVVAHLIGLKEVAH